From Chryseobacterium shandongense, the proteins below share one genomic window:
- a CDS encoding T9SS type A sorting domain-containing protein: protein MLKNIFFSFSFLIWGSFVWAQNSFPQNVVIDDAYNSPTVSLATHVDLDNDSKVDILAVDYRKIFWLKNVSTQQNSFSPIQNIYTHPSEILQVGSADINYDGFKDIIFRTTAGIFMMTGSGNLGAFSTPISLYTGNYTQFQILDIDSDGFLDVYAQSQTTAGWRKNSGNGTFPNSFTIFTSGTGGPSVAIFKDMDGDNKPDLVTKAGYFIRWYKNDGTGIFTLKQTIESSAIGEKMAVGDIDTDGDQDIIYYYENGNSVQFRWYKNTNGLGNFSSMAIIANAPPSPTGFAYNVDRHGIKMFDVDMDGKDDIVYRVFWLNNVVWRKNLGNATFGADNTITNNAKGIKDFNFADFNNDGKADIYSLSSIDSKISWYQNLGTGSFSSQKVLTYGLNGINSICSGDIDGDGDIDLLSTSSGDNKMSWYRNTDGLGTFSEQQIVINNSTTYPMYAQLFDADNDGDKDFVVKYQYEVNYVTLYRISLFKNNGSGNFTEQIIANDLPKDVLGLAVADIDNDGDFDLIAAYQQTSLMKFINNGSGNFSSQVSFFSIATKYPLSLKTLDMDNDGDFDVLATYLDKEIEWYENTDGLGSFSTNHIVVSQMHHASDATTADIDGDGDIDVLFVNYFYNEAGWFQNNGNGTYTKKLVPGTVNHSRSIIAYDVDGDGLKDIVTNTFPQPKLRWYKNLGGGNLGPAQLITNNIGRVRDFDIADYNGDGKPDFVAGSDTGEDGDETNMITWFETGASYQNKISGKVRFDEDNNGCSPSDMGASMVMVKTQNSQHSYATFTDDSGAYSLVANQSQFTTSVSSPLPNYAVSPQSQVQNFTALGETQNADFCLLPNSVFKNLEVSVYPLNVARPGFTTTYKIVVSNKGSQKVNGEIVFNFNNSKMTYTTSSIAPDSQSAGSLSFNYTNLSPFHSKTIEVKLQMQTIPVTNIGDLLEFTATAQIPQDITPADNTFVLKQNVVGSYDPNDIQVLEGTQILLSQKDDYLHYVIRFQNTGNYHAQRVRVKNILDDQLDWSTLTLESYSHPNRAVVTNGNNVEFIFDAIYLPGTNDEPNSHGYIAYKIKPKSNVVVGDIFTNNAEIFFDYNPPIVTNTVNTEIVNQILSTASVSMTDFKIYPNPTNGLVYIKSPEKIKKITVYNSAGQQILRKENQSEIDLSHLPKGIYIVTFESEDKVHTSKVIRK from the coding sequence ATGTTAAAAAATATATTTTTTTCTTTTAGTTTTTTAATTTGGGGATCTTTTGTGTGGGCACAAAACTCATTTCCGCAAAATGTAGTTATTGATGATGCTTATAATTCTCCCACCGTAAGTCTGGCTACTCATGTAGACCTTGACAATGACTCGAAAGTCGATATTTTAGCTGTTGATTACAGAAAGATATTCTGGCTTAAAAATGTCTCTACCCAACAAAACAGCTTTTCGCCGATCCAGAATATTTACACTCACCCCTCTGAAATATTACAGGTAGGAAGTGCAGACATCAACTATGACGGCTTTAAGGATATTATTTTTAGAACCACTGCGGGCATCTTCATGATGACCGGAAGTGGAAATTTAGGCGCTTTTTCTACCCCCATTTCTTTGTACACCGGCAACTATACGCAATTTCAAATTTTAGATATTGATTCCGACGGTTTTCTTGATGTTTATGCGCAAAGCCAAACAACAGCCGGATGGAGGAAAAACAGCGGAAACGGAACTTTTCCCAACTCATTTACAATTTTTACTAGCGGCACCGGCGGTCCTTCCGTAGCTATTTTTAAAGATATGGATGGGGATAACAAACCGGATCTTGTTACTAAAGCAGGCTATTTTATCCGATGGTATAAAAACGACGGAACCGGGATATTTACTTTAAAACAAACCATAGAAAGCAGTGCGATTGGAGAAAAAATGGCAGTTGGGGATATTGATACAGATGGAGACCAGGATATTATCTATTATTATGAAAACGGAAACAGCGTACAATTTCGGTGGTATAAAAACACCAATGGACTTGGAAATTTTTCGTCAATGGCTATTATTGCAAACGCACCTCCAAGTCCTACCGGATTTGCCTATAATGTAGACAGACATGGTATAAAAATGTTTGATGTTGATATGGATGGCAAAGATGACATCGTATATCGTGTCTTTTGGCTTAATAATGTGGTATGGAGAAAAAATTTAGGAAACGCCACCTTTGGAGCAGACAATACAATTACCAATAACGCAAAAGGAATTAAAGATTTTAATTTTGCAGATTTTAATAATGACGGAAAAGCGGATATTTATTCTTTGTCTTCGATAGATTCTAAAATTTCATGGTATCAGAATTTGGGTACAGGCAGTTTTAGCTCACAAAAAGTACTTACGTATGGACTTAATGGTATTAATTCCATCTGCAGTGGAGACATCGACGGAGATGGTGACATCGATCTTTTATCTACTTCAAGCGGAGACAATAAAATGAGCTGGTATAGAAATACAGACGGATTGGGTACATTCAGTGAGCAGCAGATTGTTATCAACAACAGTACAACATATCCCATGTATGCACAACTGTTTGATGCGGATAATGACGGAGATAAAGATTTTGTAGTAAAATATCAGTACGAGGTTAATTATGTAACCCTTTACAGAATTTCCCTATTTAAAAATAATGGTTCCGGAAATTTTACAGAGCAGATTATCGCAAACGATTTGCCTAAAGATGTTTTGGGATTAGCCGTTGCCGATATTGACAACGATGGAGATTTTGACCTCATTGCCGCTTACCAGCAAACTTCCTTGATGAAATTTATAAACAATGGGTCAGGAAATTTTTCATCACAGGTAAGCTTTTTCTCAATTGCTACTAAATATCCATTGTCGTTAAAAACCCTGGATATGGATAACGATGGGGATTTTGATGTCTTGGCTACCTATCTGGATAAAGAGATAGAATGGTATGAAAATACAGATGGATTGGGAAGCTTTTCTACAAACCATATTGTTGTTTCACAAATGCATCATGCTTCAGATGCAACCACTGCAGATATTGACGGCGATGGAGATATAGATGTTTTATTTGTAAATTATTTTTACAATGAAGCCGGTTGGTTTCAGAATAACGGAAACGGGACATATACCAAAAAACTGGTTCCCGGAACAGTTAACCATTCAAGATCCATTATTGCGTACGATGTAGATGGAGATGGCCTTAAGGACATTGTGACCAACACTTTTCCTCAGCCAAAATTAAGATGGTATAAAAATCTTGGAGGGGGAAATCTCGGGCCTGCACAATTAATCACAAATAATATCGGACGGGTAAGAGATTTTGATATTGCAGATTATAATGGTGACGGAAAACCAGATTTTGTCGCAGGATCCGACACTGGTGAAGATGGCGATGAAACGAATATGATTACCTGGTTCGAAACAGGTGCTTCTTACCAAAATAAAATTTCCGGAAAAGTACGTTTTGATGAAGATAATAACGGATGCAGCCCAAGTGATATGGGAGCATCCATGGTAATGGTAAAAACACAGAATTCCCAGCATTCTTATGCTACATTTACCGATGATTCGGGTGCATATTCATTGGTGGCCAATCAAAGTCAGTTTACCACATCAGTTTCATCACCTTTACCAAATTACGCTGTTTCGCCTCAAAGTCAGGTACAGAATTTTACAGCTTTAGGTGAAACACAAAATGCAGATTTCTGCCTTTTGCCCAATTCGGTTTTTAAAAATCTGGAAGTTTCCGTTTATCCTTTAAATGTAGCGAGACCAGGTTTTACGACGACATACAAAATTGTGGTTTCCAATAAAGGATCCCAAAAAGTGAATGGCGAAATTGTTTTCAATTTTAATAATTCTAAGATGACTTATACTACATCCAGTATCGCTCCGGATTCTCAATCTGCAGGCAGTTTGTCTTTTAATTATACTAATTTATCACCTTTTCATTCTAAAACAATTGAGGTGAAATTACAAATGCAGACCATACCTGTAACAAATATTGGAGACCTGCTTGAGTTTACAGCAACGGCACAGATTCCTCAGGATATTACTCCGGCTGATAACACCTTTGTTCTTAAGCAAAATGTAGTTGGTTCGTATGATCCAAATGACATACAGGTTCTGGAAGGTACGCAGATTTTACTTTCTCAGAAAGATGATTATTTGCATTATGTGATCAGATTTCAGAATACAGGAAATTACCATGCACAGAGGGTAAGGGTGAAAAACATTCTGGATGATCAGTTAGACTGGTCTACCCTTACATTAGAATCGTACAGCCATCCAAACAGAGCGGTTGTTACGAACGGCAATAATGTAGAATTTATTTTTGATGCGATCTATCTTCCGGGAACCAATGACGAACCAAATTCTCACGGATATATTGCGTATAAAATAAAACCTAAATCGAATGTCGTTGTGGGAGATATCTTTACCAATAATGCAGAGATATTCTTCGATTACAATCCTCCAATTGTAACCAATACTGTCAATACTGAAATTGTAAATCAGATTCTCTCTACAGCGTCTGTTTCTATGACGGACTTTAAAATATATCCAAATCCAACCAATGGTTTGGTATATATAAAATCACCTGAAAAAATTAAGAAAATCACAGTTTATAATTCAGCTGGACAGCAAATTTTACGAAAAGAAAATCAGTCGGAAATAGACTTGTCCCATTTACCAAAAGGCATTTACATAGTTACCTTTGAAAGTGAGGACAAAGTTCATACTTCAAAGGTTATCAGAAAATAA